The sequence aaataatatgattAGATTGTTTGTGAAGATAGTGgagtattaaaacactttatatattAGGTTTGTGTTACAGACATTGGAccaactaaatatttgtttggatTGTTTTAAATGAGTATCTTACAGACATAAGATTTTCTTATtggatgtttaaaaaaatataaattagttttcattgaatttgaatatttagtatgttacatagttcttgaaaatatttttattggataTTTTAAATCTAGGGGATCTGTTATAAGcactagaaatattttataataaataatgtaagacCTTATAACAATCCCAAAGAAATTTAACATTGAATTCTTTAAATGTATAGAATCTGACGTAGAAACTGGAAATAGTTTTTCACTGAATAATTCAGATGTGTGAGATCTGATATAGACCCTAGAGATAACTGAGTAATTTAAAGCAATAGGATTTTTACAcagctcattggattaatatttAGTTACTAGTTTAAAGGTATGGGGTCTTTTGCCTACCTATCGAACTGTTATCATTTATAGTAAACGTCATATTAAGACTAATCTTTATCTTTTGCAATGCTATGGTAGCTAAAGTTCACCTGATATAATGGTGACGATAACAGAATGTCAGAATAACGTTATGATTGGTTAGGTATTTGTTTTACAGTGGAGGTTTCTTTTCAAACTAACTTATAGCTGTCaaagacaattattttaaaataatgttacgaAAATCACAACTAACGTTTGTTTCTCTCTTTCTTGTTGATTTATTGGGTAAGTGCCTTAAGTGTTCTATGTGATTTTGGTGGGAGATAGAGGTAACCTTCTAACGTATGGTGACGTTCAAAGGTGAGGATCTATAGTCCTCCATTTTGTGTTCCTACTTCTGTAGCAGCAGGCGTTCGAATTTATCAAAATTTCTGAATAAAGATTGATTACTATGTTTTAGGAAACTTAATGTTTTGGACAATTATCTTTATCGTTTACAATATTTCCTGTCGTAGTTATAAAGACGTAACCATTTAAAATGTacagttactttttaaaattgaTAGTTATAACGTGAGACAGTTAAAAATagtaaacataacaaaacatCCTTGCTGTGTAATTATTAGATTTAACTTTAATAGAAAATCCATGTATATTATACGAAATCGATAAAGGCTCAATACATAAGTACCTTATTCTaagtaaataataactaaaaataattgatattaatataaacataatactgtgtgtgtgtgtttgtgtgttttcttattgcaaagccatatcgggctatctgctgaacccaccgaggggaatcgaatcccctgattttagcgttgtaaatccgtagacttaccgctatactagggGGGGGGGCATATTAtactgaaagaaacaacaaccTTACTTAAGTGTGACAAAAGTAAAGTTGGTAAGAACAAAACTTGAGAAACCTATTCTAGTTAATATAATAGCAGTTGTTATCAAGTAACTTGTTATATAAATAGCGTCACAACTTTTGTCATGGATCTCATATTGTAGCTTTTCTTAATGTTTCGTTCATGTTGGATATGGCTGATGTAATGTGGCTTTCGCTTTAATATacctttagtttctttttttttaagaagtaGTTAATAGTTATTGGATGTCATAGGTAAGTTTAGAAATTTATTCTAGCTTAGAAGTTTAATTATCTACCCAATGTAGCTtttcataaagtaaaataacttgtattctCAATCCTAGTGTAGCTTCTTATAATACAATGAATCTTCTCACTTGGCCCTGATACAGCTTTTAACAActtataaaaacttgtattttcgACTCTAGTATCGCTatgcttataaaaaaaacaaaccactaaTTACTTGAATACTACATGGGGAAAGATTTCACAGTAAGACATTTTGAATTAGCTATCAAAACTAATACATAAAACAACGACGTAAAGATATGATAGTTACATCCTTATAAAATGTGCAACATTAAGTAACATGTACGTttgtaaacaacaaataacattcattaaaatatcacAACTCGACAACGTTCATAATACACCAAACTCTGTAGATAATAAACTAATCCGGGCTATCCGATACTAATAACATAATTAACTGAAAACGTGAAAAATAATTcctatataaaattttaaaacattcaaatcaTGGATCACAAAAGTACAAGTACCATTATAAAATTCCTAAAACAAAAAGTACATTTTAGTGTTTCTAAACAACCATTTTCAGCGTTAAAAACTTACTCTTTTCACAATTTCTCTTTGAGAAGAACATTTACTACACAATATGTTCTACTAAATTAGCATTAACCATTATTCACTGAAGTCCGCATTTTAGCCGCAATAACAAACCGCGTTTGTACAGCTCGTTtttataacctagtttatatattggtttttatatcttagttgtgtctcttgtcATCAACTACCATCAGTATTTTTGggatggtgttataacctagtttatattggtttttatatcttagttgtgtctcttgtcGTCAACTGCCATCAGTGTTCTTTAGATGATATTATAACCTAggttatattggtttatatgtcttagttgtgtcttttgtcgtcaagtgtcatcagtgttctttggatggtgttataaactagtttatattggtttttatgtcttagttgtgtttcttgccatcaactgtcatcagtgttcttgggATGAtattataacctagtttatattggtttatatgtcttagttgtgtcttttgtcgtcaagtgtcatcagtgttctttggatggtgttataacctagtttgtattggtttatatgtcttagttgtgtctcttgccatcaactgtcatcagtgttcttgggATGAtattataacctagtttatattggtttatatgtcttagttgtgtcttttgtcgtcaagtgtcatcagtgttctttggatggtgttataacctagtttgtattggtttatatgtcttagttgtgtcttttgtcgtcaagtgtcatcagtgttctttggatgatGTTATAACcttgtttatattggtttatatgtcttagttgtgtctcttgccatcaactgtcatcagtgtctttggatggtgttataaactagtttatattggtttatatgtcttagttgtgtctcttgccatcaactgtcatcagtgttctttggatggtgttataacctagtttatattggtttatatgtcttagttgtgtctcttgccatcaactgtcatcagtgttctttggatggtgttataatctagtttatattggtttatatgtcttagttgtgtcttttTTCGTCaagtgtcatcagtgttctttggatggtgttataacctagtttgtattggtttatatgtcttagttgtgtctcttgccatcaactgtcatcagtgttcttgggATGAtattataacctagtttatattggtttatatgtcttagttgtatCTTTTGTCGTCaagtgtcatcagtgttctttggatgatgttataacctagtttgtattggtttatatgtcttagttgtgtcttttgccatcaactgtcatcagtgttcttgggATGAtattataacctagtttatattggtttatatgtcttagttgtgtcttttgtcgtcaagtgtcatcagtgttctttggatggtgttataaccttgtttatattggtttatatgtcttagttgtgtctcttgccatcaactgtcatcagtgttctttggatggtgttataaactagtttatattggtttatatgtcttagttgtgtctcttgccatcaactgtcatcagtgttctttggatggtgttataacctagtttatattggtttatatgtcttagttgtgtctcttgccatcaactgtcatcagtgttctttggatggtgttataatctagtttatattggtttatatgtcttagttgtgtcttttgtcgtcaagtgtcatcagtgttctttggatggtgttataacctagtttgtattggtttatatgtcttagttgtgtctcttgccatcaactgtcatcagtgttcttgggATGAtattataacctagtttatattggtttatatgtcttagttgtatCTTTTGTCGTCaagtgtcatcagtgttctttggatggtgttataatttagtttgtattggtttttatgtcttagttgtgtctcttgccattaactgtcatcagtgttcttgggACGGTGTGACTGAGAGATGGGAGAAAGATGAAGAACAACTAAAGGAACAACTGGAAGAGATGGAGGAAATGGAAGAAGTTGACAATCCATTTACTCTTCCTTTTTTCGGAAAGAACAAAATCCCTGAAGTTCCGAACCAACACATACTGTACAGAGAATGTCAAAACTGTACAATGCTTGGAGGAATTTGTGTTCGGTGGGCTTTTCTATCAGCAGGTGAATCAAAATAATCAAACGTTTTTCGCGATTGCGTTTGAAGCTATCAGAGTTTTCgtaaaaacaaattctttataCGATAATcatttaaacaatactaaatTCATGTTTGTTACTTCTGtacattattacaatttattttaatgaaagataATTTGGAAGAGAAATTCAGAAAAGTGTTGAtcagttttcattaatttaatcaaattaaacaaaaaaatgctACAAATGATAGTTAGTTGAATGAATGACGTAGTCTTACTTGATAATTGatctgtaattttaattaaaattaattgaagtGAATGATGTAATGCCACTCAATActtgttatgtatttttaataataattatgtgataGTATGATGAAATCTCATTCATTATTTCATCAGTAATTGTATTGATAATTAGCTGAAATGTATGTTCCAGGGATACCACTAAACGTTACTTGCATGTGTGCAGTATTAGGTTGTGTATCTTTATTACCTGTGTTTGTATGTTCCAGAGATACCATTAAACGTCACCTGGATGTGTGCAGTACTAGGTTGTGTATCTTTATTACCTGTGTTTGTATGTTCCAGGGATACCATTAAACGTCACCTGGATGTGTGCAAGATCCAAAGAAAAGGGGCAGTGTTTTGAACAAGATTTGTCTGCTGGACTGAGTAAGGAAGTTTGTTTGTGCGATGAGGACTTCTGTAATGCATCTCGCAGGATAACCGACTCAACTTTGCTCTGCCTGTTTTTTGCGGTTTTAAATCATGTGCTGCAGATAACTTAATAAATCACTTCTTTGAGCTAAACTCTTCTGCTAgactatttttaaattaataaaccttctattttaatgtatataatcaCACAGACAGTCtctttttaagttatatttttaaagtgtattaaGATTTTCAACCACTAGGGGCCGCTTGAAAGAAAATTTCTGATAGAAGTCATTCGTATATTTTATGGAGAGAATAGTGGCTGAGAGTATGAATTATGTATTAATCACAGTTTTGTATAAACTGTTAAGATATTATAAATCATGTAGTCTGTCAGTAAACGTCTGTAAAAGAGTATAATTATCAAGTGAAACATACGATATATCTTCAATAGTCGGATGTGCTACTTTCATGTAGAAATTTTGTCGTTTGCTTAAGTTAAGacttaataacttttaattttgttgtaagaTAACTATATCGAGACCAAGATGTGGACAAATTTTTAAGactgttaaattattattcttttctaGAAAGCGCCAAGGTTAAAAACAGAAAAGTCGGGTATTGTTCTCTGACGACATGTTTGTTGTGTCAAAAAGTTAtaagtgttttgaaataaattattacggTTGTTTCCTTTTAATCAACGAAGTATGAGAAAGTGCTTAGGTTATATTATCCAATCCATATAAacattcataaaaattatttataaagtgtgCTTGTTTCAAAGTGAAAGGTGTTTCGAATTCACTGCTTTAAAAcgatttgcatttgtttataaaaCGCGTAACCACAGTTCTCACCAATATTATATATCAATTGCTAGTATACAATATGCTTAGGTACAATCCAAGTCTTAGTCGCTGCCTACAGATGACTCTAGCTGCTGTCTGTTCTCTTTCTCTTCATTTGGATACCCcccaaacaacaacagaaacacgAACTTTCTTCTACAATACTTTCACATCATGCCTCTACACTCCTTCATCAACTGAGCAAACTCACTTTGCCTAACCAGATACTTATAACTTGTAAAAGGTtgaattaattttcagttattgCAACTTTTATAACAGGACAACTACCAAGATTCGCATGTTTTCCCAAAATTGTTGGACATATCttaaaaatttatgtaataaaagttCATTTGCAATACACGTAAAATACATACACAATTTATTTACAGACACATTGTTCATTTTAACTATATTATGTTAAGTAGTACATATTTCATAAGTCTCAACTCTATATTCGTATCACGTTTCTCGGCACGACTTTCGAATATTGTTTTCCATATACGTTTTGGTAATTTAAGtcattcaaaaattattttcttttttagctGTAACTTGATATTGATcttatggaaaaaaattatttcttaaattataaacaaaatgttctattgctagtgaaaattaaaaaaaaaaaaaacagttattgaaTTTCCTTGTCTTACAACTCCGTTAAAAGAAATAGATGAAACGGATATCAAACCATGAACTACATAGAATATGCTATTTTTATACGTTATAATATTCTCACCAAAGTTAAATTTTCCaggtatcttttttttaaataattatgatttACTCAGTCAAAGACTTTTTCAAGATCTAAATTTACAATAGCTAAACGTTCGATGTTTTGATTTGTGAGGTTTATTATATCACGTATAACATGTATATTATCAAAGATGCATCGACCTAAAACAGGGTATGTCTGACTCTCATAAAgggttttattatgtttgttatggGTTTCGAAAGTACTTTATAATCACTAAATAGTGATTTCGTGAAATATCCCTTTTTAGGTATTcacattattattgatttttcaCACTTGTAAAACATTCACCTGTGGTTTGGGATTCCTTAAAACTTCAAATAGAGAAATGCCAATCTCAGGTCAAAACTTTACTAACCATTAAATTGTTATGCCATCAGTTTTGGGGACTTGTCTTTTGCTAATGATTGGTAAGAAGTGGTTATTTCTGTAAGCGTTAACGGAGCATCTAGAGACCCTTTTACACATTTTGGTAACCTTGATAACCGTGGTAACTTTGGTAATCTTGGTAACCTTGGTAAGCCTTCAAAGAAAGAATCCTTAATTTCCTTTATCACTTCttctaaatataataaagatCAGCAATTATATAAGTTACTTAGTTTCAATTCTGAGTTATCCAAccattttaattctttaaaactatttatacagCATTTTGTGTACTTGGTGTTTGTACTAATATGAACAAATAAGATGTAGGGTTATCAAAGTATCCGATTCTTTGGATTCGTTTATAAATCTCACAGCGTTTAGTTTGATTGATATATATGATACATATGATCACTCAGTGATAATTTAGATAGCTTGATTTCTAGACGTTCTACATCCCTTTTATTTTTACCAcctgtttttgtttgaaataattggATATGTGCTTTGATTACGCCTTTCAAACGATCCCACCAAACtctaacatttttaaaagttttcctttttgtcgtgtttgaaaatatattttaatttaattaatttaacatacaTATTTGGTTTTGTCCAATGATGTATTATTACAACTCAAATAATCCCCGCCATTCCTTTTCCTATTCTAAACCTCTGTGTATCGTATATACGACAATCCGACAATTCTCGtcaagataataaaattaatgtgtaaCATATCCAGTCTGATTTATAATACAATGCCTTTCCTTTTTGCGGTTCAAGTATATTCCTTCGTTTGGGGAATGAATATATCGAAAAACATTGAACAAATCAAACTGATTTATCAAATCTATCAACCATAGGAAATCTATGTTCTCCAGAAGGTATACGGTACAGTCCTGTATTTAATGTTACAATAATATCTCCAGTTAAACATATGATTTGTATGTTTTATCGTCATATAGTGGTAAATACacgttaaataaatgtaaatttaactcTGTTCATTTTCTCAATACGTGATAAATATTACTTTCATATTCAGATATAAATGCCATATCTTTCCCAGCTAACTAATATAAACCTATTAGTACGCCAAATCCATGTATAGGAATGACTTATATTACTATTCCAATTATTCCATAATAATGATTGTCTTTCTGCATTAACGTTAGTTTTGTGTAACACAGTAATTTCTGTATTACGACGCATAATATCATTTTAACCATTCGGTTATTCACATCTGTAGAACAAACTCTAgcgttttttttataacattaactgcgaaaaatatgaaaagggaataacaaatatatattgtaaatttaaCACCAGATCTCAGAtaagatttgttatttttttcatttaaatt comes from Tachypleus tridentatus isolate NWPU-2018 chromosome 12, ASM421037v1, whole genome shotgun sequence and encodes:
- the LOC143235218 gene encoding uncharacterized protein LOC143235218, which produces MLRKSQLTFVSLFLVDLLVVSLAINCHQCSWDGVTERWEKDEEQLKEQLEEMEEMEEVDNPFTLPFFGKNKIPEVPNQHILYRECQNCTMLGGICVRWAFLSAGIPLNVTWMCARSKEKGQCFEQDLSAGLSKEVCLCDEDFCNASRRITDSTLLCLFFAVLNHVLQIT